A genomic stretch from Thauera sp. GDN1 includes:
- a CDS encoding bacteriohemerythrin — MSTSAGSPRPDFDIVPWNSSFETGVGLIDEQHRHLVDLINDLARQYVRGLDPGGAQRIVGALADYTAYHFDAEEALWAEALQDDQWAVAHRRAHQGFVDKVRGLQADLSRHEALPALDDLLSFLTRWLAHHILYDDKRMATALLAVRQGVGVGGAKQHAVEAMSGQASVLIQSVLSMYELLSTRTLALERETFARHRAEQALREQDERWEAAVGVSRDTLWDCDLREVALPEPGHVDHWSLPAGMAFLEDGEQRIHAEDWPRLRSHLLAHLLGHGEAFSDQYRVVDAQGGVRWLQSRGKVVARDTGGRPLRMVGTQTDISERKTAELALQRERDTRTIISDFAADFMASSLGDFDAAIRRALERSGTYLQADRSYVFLLTGDGEYMNNTHEWCAPGIRPKIDHLQGIPADATPWWWAQLRDPGYVLVRRVADMPPEAHAEQAILQAQDIQSVCVHPLRAGGRIVGFLGNDSVLRERQWGADVLHFLSLMSDLLGIALEHRQVHQQRAQALHRLERAEQQAHLGHWILDPASGRATWSAEVFRILERSPGSVVPSHEAYLESVHPEDRQAVHQALEQAQASLGRMHVEHRVLLEGGRQKHVEVRGQFSAGEEGRAALIEGTVQDVSDKARHQEELQRLAFQDPLTGLPNRRALEETLRREMQHAQRHGEVLAMALVDLDNFREATERFGPALGDRLLLALSQRMRVLFDQPGAVSRVGGDEFVVLFTRLQQPKAHVVQVKRLLAAINEPLSIDGVELAIGASVGVTEFPQPMAVSGDQLLRQAQQALFDAKLHGKNRYHLYDATWEKDTRVLAERLDEIQAALRGDEFVLHYQPKVNMRTGVVIGAEALIRWQKPSGQLLGPADFLPIVQDHPLEVALGDWVIEAALTQMRAWQAQGLHLQISVNVSSLQLLDDAFVDKLQALLSEFPDVAPAALQLEILESSALQDIARVSRIMQRCRELGVSFALDDFGTGFSSLAYLKHLPASVLKIDQGFVRDVLASPDDLSIISGVVGMAKAFGLQVIAEGVETVEHGELLLHLGCEQAQGYGIARPMPAAALPGWIAGWKPEPSWRAQPAIDVRDMPLLHAMVEHRGWLLRLEQWLCGHSERAPLMDHRQCGLAHWMNGDGRSHTIHRPEYQRLFRLHREVHQLGHDALSARGQGRMDSALALLPRLRSQCEGLVAELRALLRRAQR, encoded by the coding sequence ATGTCGACTTCCGCTGGCTCCCCTCGTCCCGACTTCGACATCGTTCCCTGGAACTCGAGCTTCGAGACGGGCGTCGGCCTCATCGACGAGCAGCATCGCCACCTGGTGGATCTGATCAATGATCTGGCTCGCCAGTATGTCCGTGGCCTGGATCCGGGTGGCGCCCAGCGCATCGTGGGGGCGCTGGCGGACTACACCGCCTACCACTTCGACGCCGAGGAAGCCCTTTGGGCCGAGGCTCTGCAGGATGATCAGTGGGCCGTGGCGCACCGGCGCGCGCACCAGGGCTTCGTGGACAAGGTGCGCGGCCTGCAGGCGGACCTGAGCCGGCACGAGGCCTTGCCGGCACTGGACGACCTGCTGTCCTTCCTGACGCGCTGGCTGGCCCATCACATCCTGTACGACGACAAGCGGATGGCGACCGCGCTGCTGGCGGTACGCCAGGGCGTGGGGGTGGGCGGCGCCAAGCAGCATGCGGTCGAAGCGATGAGCGGACAGGCTTCGGTGCTCATCCAGAGTGTGCTCTCGATGTACGAGCTGCTGTCGACCCGCACGCTGGCCCTGGAGCGCGAAACCTTTGCCCGGCACCGTGCCGAACAGGCCTTGCGCGAGCAGGACGAACGCTGGGAGGCGGCGGTCGGCGTCAGCCGCGACACCTTGTGGGATTGCGACTTGCGCGAGGTCGCGCTCCCTGAGCCCGGGCACGTCGATCATTGGTCGCTGCCGGCCGGGATGGCCTTTCTGGAGGACGGCGAGCAGCGGATCCATGCCGAGGACTGGCCTCGCCTGCGCAGCCACCTGCTCGCGCATCTCCTCGGCCATGGCGAGGCGTTCAGCGATCAGTACCGGGTGGTGGATGCGCAGGGCGGCGTGCGCTGGCTGCAGTCGCGCGGCAAGGTGGTGGCGCGCGACACCGGGGGGCGGCCGCTGCGCATGGTCGGTACCCAGACCGACATCAGCGAGCGCAAGACGGCCGAACTCGCGCTCCAGCGCGAGCGCGACACGCGCACGATCATCAGCGACTTCGCCGCCGACTTCATGGCCTCGTCCCTGGGCGACTTCGACGCTGCGATCAGGCGCGCGCTCGAGCGCAGCGGCACCTACCTGCAGGCGGACCGGAGCTACGTGTTCCTGCTCACCGGTGACGGTGAATACATGAACAACACCCATGAGTGGTGTGCGCCCGGCATCCGCCCCAAGATCGACCATCTGCAAGGGATTCCCGCGGACGCCACCCCCTGGTGGTGGGCCCAACTGCGTGACCCCGGGTACGTGCTGGTGCGTCGTGTGGCCGACATGCCGCCCGAGGCTCACGCCGAGCAGGCCATCCTGCAAGCGCAGGACATCCAGTCGGTCTGCGTCCATCCGCTGCGCGCAGGGGGCAGGATCGTAGGCTTCCTGGGCAACGATTCAGTGCTCCGGGAACGCCAGTGGGGGGCGGACGTCCTGCACTTCCTGAGCCTGATGAGCGACCTGCTCGGCATCGCACTGGAGCATCGGCAGGTGCACCAGCAACGCGCACAGGCCCTGCACCGGCTCGAACGCGCCGAGCAACAGGCGCACCTCGGGCATTGGATCCTCGATCCGGCTAGCGGTCGGGCGACGTGGTCGGCCGAAGTCTTCCGGATCCTGGAGCGCTCGCCCGGGAGCGTCGTTCCCAGCCACGAGGCCTATCTGGAAAGCGTCCACCCGGAGGACAGGCAGGCCGTTCACCAGGCGCTCGAGCAGGCGCAGGCCAGTCTCGGCAGGATGCATGTCGAGCATCGGGTCCTGCTCGAAGGCGGCCGCCAGAAGCATGTGGAGGTCAGGGGACAGTTCTCCGCCGGCGAGGAGGGGCGTGCGGCCCTGATCGAGGGCACGGTGCAGGACGTCAGCGACAAGGCGAGGCATCAGGAGGAACTTCAGCGCCTGGCCTTCCAGGACCCGCTCACCGGATTGCCGAACCGCCGCGCGCTGGAGGAAACCCTGCGCCGCGAGATGCAGCACGCACAGCGTCATGGCGAGGTCCTGGCCATGGCGCTGGTGGACCTGGACAACTTCCGCGAAGCCACCGAGCGCTTCGGCCCGGCGCTGGGCGACCGTCTGCTGCTGGCACTGAGCCAGCGCATGCGCGTGCTGTTCGACCAGCCGGGCGCCGTGAGCCGTGTCGGCGGGGACGAATTCGTGGTGCTGTTCACCCGTCTGCAGCAGCCCAAGGCCCATGTCGTGCAGGTCAAGCGCCTGCTCGCGGCGATCAACGAGCCGCTGAGCATCGACGGCGTCGAGCTCGCGATCGGCGCCAGCGTGGGCGTCACCGAGTTCCCCCAACCCATGGCCGTATCGGGCGACCAGCTGCTGCGCCAGGCCCAGCAAGCCCTGTTCGACGCCAAGCTGCATGGCAAGAACCGCTATCACCTGTACGACGCCACCTGGGAAAAGGACACCCGTGTCCTGGCCGAGCGCCTGGACGAGATCCAGGCTGCGCTGCGTGGGGACGAATTCGTCCTCCATTACCAGCCCAAGGTGAACATGCGCACCGGCGTCGTGATCGGCGCCGAGGCCCTGATCCGCTGGCAGAAGCCCTCGGGTCAGCTGCTTGGCCCCGCCGACTTCCTGCCGATCGTGCAGGACCACCCGCTCGAGGTCGCGCTCGGAGACTGGGTGATCGAGGCCGCCCTCACGCAGATGCGGGCCTGGCAGGCGCAGGGCCTGCACCTGCAGATCAGCGTGAATGTGAGCAGCCTGCAACTGCTCGACGATGCGTTCGTGGACAAGCTGCAGGCCCTGTTGTCGGAATTCCCCGATGTGGCGCCGGCTGCCCTGCAGCTGGAGATCCTGGAGAGCAGTGCGCTGCAGGACATCGCCAGGGTCTCGCGCATCATGCAGCGGTGCCGCGAATTGGGCGTCAGTTTCGCGTTGGACGACTTCGGCACGGGCTTTTCGTCACTCGCCTATCTGAAGCACCTGCCGGCGAGCGTGCTCAAGATCGACCAGGGCTTCGTGCGCGACGTGCTCGCCAGCCCGGACGACCTGTCCATCATCTCGGGCGTGGTCGGCATGGCCAAGGCCTTCGGCCTGCAGGTGATCGCGGAAGGGGTGGAAACCGTGGAGCACGGCGAGCTCCTGCTGCATCTGGGCTGCGAACAGGCCCAGGGCTATGGCATTGCCCGCCCCATGCCGGCGGCGGCCTTGCCCGGCTGGATCGCTGGCTGGAAGCCGGAGCCGTCGTGGCGCGCACAGCCTGCGATCGACGTACGCGACATGCCGCTGCTGCACGCCATGGTCGAACATCGAGGCTGGCTGCTGCGACTGGAGCAATGGCTGTGCGGCCACAGCGAGCGTGCGCCGCTCATGGACCATCGCCAGTGCGGACTGGCCCACTGGATGAATGGCGACGGACGATCCCATACCATCCACCGTCCGGAGTATCAGCGACTCTTCCGTCTGCACCGTGAGGTGCACCAGCTGGGCCACGACGCCTTGTCCGCACGGGGGCAGGGCAGGATGGATTCTGCGCTGGCCCTGCTGCCGCGCCTGCGCAGCCAGTGCGAGGGCCTGGTGGCGGAGCTGAGGGCGCTGCTCCGGCGCGCGCAGCGCTAG